In one Aggregicoccus sp. 17bor-14 genomic region, the following are encoded:
- the lpxC gene encoding UDP-3-O-acyl-N-acetylglucosamine deacetylase: protein MSVSSFNQRTLNTVVSTQGVGLHSGAPVTLTLRPAPANHGIVFVRTDLARPVSIPALSEYVVDTSLATTLGKDGVRVGTVEHLLAALAGLGIDNVRIELDGPEVPIMDGSAAPFAYLVKTAGVRVQDTPKSFVVIKRPVTVMEGDKEATFAPANRFKVSATIDFKHPLISDQSFELEFSDRCFNREIARARTFCFLRDVEMLKKMGLAKGGSLDNAIVVDEFSILNPDGLRFADEFVRHKILDAIGDTSLFGRPVIGHLKVFKTGHALNQKLVAKVLSDPANYAVVHACKRDVEHMDLRLPDLAGILQPLVG from the coding sequence ATGTCCGTGTCCTCATTCAATCAGCGCACGCTCAACACGGTGGTCTCCACGCAGGGCGTGGGGCTGCACTCGGGTGCGCCGGTGACGCTCACGCTGCGGCCCGCGCCCGCCAACCACGGCATCGTGTTCGTGCGGACGGACCTCGCGCGGCCGGTGAGCATCCCCGCGCTGAGCGAGTACGTCGTCGACACCTCGCTCGCCACGACGCTGGGCAAGGACGGCGTGCGGGTGGGCACGGTGGAGCACCTGCTCGCGGCGCTCGCGGGCCTCGGCATCGACAACGTGCGCATCGAGCTGGACGGGCCCGAGGTGCCGATCATGGACGGCAGCGCGGCCCCCTTCGCCTACCTGGTGAAGACCGCGGGCGTGCGCGTGCAGGACACGCCCAAGAGCTTCGTGGTCATCAAGCGCCCGGTCACGGTGATGGAGGGGGACAAGGAGGCCACCTTCGCCCCGGCCAACCGCTTCAAGGTGAGCGCCACCATCGACTTCAAGCACCCGCTCATCAGCGACCAGTCCTTCGAGCTCGAGTTCAGCGACCGCTGCTTCAACCGCGAGATCGCCCGCGCGCGCACCTTCTGCTTCCTGCGCGACGTGGAGATGCTCAAGAAGATGGGGCTCGCCAAGGGCGGCTCGCTGGACAACGCCATCGTGGTGGACGAGTTCAGCATCCTCAACCCGGACGGCCTGCGCTTCGCGGACGAGTTCGTGCGCCACAAGATCCTGGACGCCATCGGCGACACCTCGCTCTTCGGCCGCCCGGTCATCGGCCACCTGAAGGTCTTCAAGACCGGCCACGCGCTCAACCAGAAGCTGGTGGCCAAGGTGCTCAGCGACCCCGCGAACTACGCCGTCGTGCACGCCTGCAAGCGCGACGTGGAGCACATGGATCTGCGCCTGCCGGACCTGGCGGGAATCCTCCAGCCGCTCGTCGGTTAG
- the ruvB gene encoding Holliday junction branch migration DNA helicase RuvB, with translation MARKEDTLSGQQQSEEVRVEASLRPRSFDEYVGQTAVVQKLKVYVQAAQGRQEALDHCLFSGPPGLGKTSLAFIIAAELGVGVHVTSGPAIERKGDLAGLLTNLNPRDVLFIDEVHRLNAAIEEYLYPAMEDFRLDVTIDTGPAARAMKIELPPFTLIGATTRTGLLTSPLRDRFQIQERLEFYEPKFLEQILDRSARILGVKLDRGGSQEISHRSRGTPRIANRLLRRIRDFAQVEGDGRITREVAAQSLDRLGVDKSGLDAMDRRILLTIIEKFGGGPVGVETIAASVGEQRDTIEDVYEPFLLQEGFLQRTPRGRLATHRAYQYFGKAPPATPQGTLF, from the coding sequence ATGGCGAGGAAGGAAGACACCCTGTCGGGCCAGCAGCAGAGCGAGGAGGTGCGGGTCGAGGCCTCGCTGCGCCCGCGCAGCTTCGACGAGTACGTGGGCCAGACGGCGGTGGTCCAGAAGCTCAAGGTCTACGTGCAGGCGGCCCAGGGGCGCCAGGAGGCGCTGGACCACTGCCTCTTCTCGGGCCCCCCCGGCCTGGGCAAGACGAGCCTCGCGTTCATCATCGCGGCGGAGCTGGGGGTGGGCGTGCACGTGACGAGCGGCCCGGCCATCGAGCGCAAGGGCGACCTCGCGGGCCTGCTCACGAACCTCAACCCGCGCGACGTGCTCTTCATCGACGAGGTGCACCGCCTCAACGCGGCGATCGAGGAGTACCTCTACCCGGCGATGGAGGACTTCCGGCTGGACGTCACCATCGACACGGGGCCGGCCGCGCGCGCGATGAAGATCGAGCTGCCGCCGTTCACGCTCATCGGGGCCACCACCCGCACGGGCCTGCTCACCAGCCCCCTGCGCGACCGCTTCCAGATTCAGGAGCGGCTCGAGTTCTACGAGCCCAAGTTCCTCGAGCAGATCCTGGACCGCTCCGCGCGCATCCTCGGGGTGAAGCTGGACCGGGGCGGCTCGCAGGAGATCAGCCATCGCTCGCGCGGCACGCCGCGCATCGCGAACCGGCTGCTGCGCCGCATCCGCGACTTCGCGCAGGTGGAGGGCGACGGGCGCATCACCCGGGAAGTGGCGGCGCAGTCGCTCGACCGGCTCGGCGTGGACAAGAGCGGCCTGGACGCGATGGACCGGCGCATCCTGCTCACCATCATCGAGAAGTTCGGCGGGGGCCCCGTGGGCGTGGAGACCATCGCCGCGAGCGTGGGCGAGCAGCGCGACACCATCGAGGACGTGTACGAGCCCTTCCTCCTGCAGGAGGGCTTCCTGCAGCGCACGCCGCGCGGCCGCCTCGCCACCCACCGCGCCTACCAGTACTTCGGCAAGGCGCCGCCCGCGACGCCCCAGGGGACCCTCTTTTGA